In a genomic window of Peptoclostridium acidaminophilum DSM 3953:
- a CDS encoding sigma-54-dependent transcriptional regulator codes for MKPKDISFKILIVDDELEHREVLQMIVEDNGYAAETAASGMEALEKLKNGSFQLVITDLIMEGMDGIELLEKIKEKHDKLEVIIITGYGTIGNAVLAMQKGAFTYFVKGHDPEELLKEIKKVAENSVQQYEQEIDVESDSNFMLRTKNKEFNRVLQIAKKAAQSDINILLLGESGVGKEVFSRYIHNCSQRRDKTFVPVNCQAFSDGLLESELFGHEKGSFTGAVDQRKGRFEAAHGGTLFLDELGEISLGTQVKLLRAIETKIIEKIGSNRLIDVDFRLICATNKNLQKEILKGTFREDFFYRISTISIEIPPLRKRREDLPLLLDFFLEKSSTKFNQKISRIEDGVMDFLISYGYPGNIRELKNIIERLVVLSEDGVIMKRYLPELHHDFEDEEEHMENVRPLRDVRRDLETKYIKKVLEICEDNISEAARKLEISRRQLFNKIGEYGLK; via the coding sequence ATGAAGCCAAAGGACATTTCATTCAAAATACTGATTGTAGATGACGAGCTAGAGCACAGAGAAGTACTTCAGATGATTGTTGAAGACAATGGATATGCAGCAGAAACGGCAGCAAGTGGAATGGAGGCTTTGGAGAAGCTTAAGAATGGCAGTTTTCAGCTTGTAATTACCGACCTTATAATGGAAGGTATGGACGGAATTGAACTCCTGGAGAAAATAAAGGAAAAGCACGACAAGCTGGAAGTGATCATAATAACAGGTTACGGGACAATAGGGAATGCAGTCTTAGCTATGCAAAAGGGAGCTTTTACATATTTCGTGAAAGGCCATGATCCTGAGGAGCTTTTGAAGGAGATAAAGAAAGTGGCTGAAAATTCAGTGCAGCAATATGAGCAAGAAATAGATGTGGAATCAGACTCAAACTTCATGCTTCGAACAAAAAATAAAGAATTTAACAGGGTACTTCAGATCGCGAAAAAGGCGGCGCAAAGTGATATAAACATTTTGCTGCTTGGGGAGTCTGGAGTCGGTAAAGAAGTTTTCTCAAGATATATTCACAATTGCAGTCAAAGAAGAGATAAGACGTTTGTCCCCGTTAACTGCCAGGCTTTTTCAGACGGACTGCTTGAATCTGAGCTTTTCGGCCATGAAAAAGGTTCCTTCACCGGCGCAGTGGATCAAAGAAAAGGCAGATTTGAGGCAGCCCATGGCGGGACTCTATTTTTGGACGAGCTTGGAGAGATATCATTGGGTACCCAGGTAAAGCTTCTTCGCGCCATTGAAACGAAGATAATAGAGAAGATAGGCAGCAATCGCCTTATTGATGTGGATTTCAGACTGATTTGCGCAACTAATAAAAATCTGCAAAAGGAGATTTTAAAGGGGACCTTCAGGGAAGACTTCTTTTACAGGATAAGCACAATCAGCATAGAAATTCCGCCGCTTAGGAAAAGGAGGGAAGATCTTCCTTTGCTGCTTGATTTCTTCCTGGAAAAATCAAGCACCAAGTTCAACCAGAAAATATCCCGCATTGAAGACGGAGTCATGGACTTCTTGATTTCGTATGGGTATCCGGGCAATATAAGGGAACTTAAAAATATAATAGAGAGGCTAGTCGTTTTATCGGAAGACGGGGTAATAATGAAAAGGTATTTGCCGGAATTGCATCATGACTTTGAGGACGAGGAAGAACATATGGAGAATGTAAGGCCTCTCAGGGACGTAAGGAGAGATTTGGAGACGAAATACATTAAAAAGGTACTTGAAATATGCGAAGACAACATTTCAGAAGCCGCTAGAAAATTGGAAATCAGCAGAAGGCAGCTGTTTAACAAAATTGGAGAATATGGCCTTAAATAG
- a CDS encoding transporter substrate-binding domain-containing protein: protein MKKRIMNAVIAATVLGVLYLNIYLNMAYDMNIVEYFAKPSKLTNEEHEWLKRHGKIRYISDQTSPPHRYIDEADGQFQGLIVDYISALSIEVGQVISIESTAWWSQSLEKLAAGESDFIDLIPSKERAKVFDFSDPMYTLRETIAFPKDKGRISNYTALENKTVGVAKGDYAIEFLNSKVESINYVFTKDSRNAIKLLEQGKVDAVVGEEAVIMHLIEAMDTSRDYEVLDKPFIEEEAVLAVKKGEKELLSILNKGIHNMKKKKTLEKINEKWFGASANYDKEETSQMIALVALVFISLTCLIIYISFSWSNMLKREVEKRTHELYESNTTLQTTFDGLTHLMAVVDRRNKIINVNKAFCSLLNLDKNDIIGQSSLDFQHILHGPGFEDMIENTFDRCEQGQQEFRCESKMFQMSTFPLEDKKKNVAAVLVMIKDITDFMIREQQILHESKMAATGQLAAGVAHEIRNPLGLIRNYCYIIKNNMNDEHKMKRAVEVIESSVQRSSNIIDNLLNFSRISANEYEKVNIKALINNIVALENNIIEKRKINIDVSCPDDISFFANEESMKHIFINLIANAIDAMPQGGIIKIACGKGDEGISIIFCDNGEGISQEDLGSIFNPFFTTKPVGKGTGLGLYIVYNEIQKHGGKIRVSSELGKGTCFKVDLPFRGE from the coding sequence ATGAAGAAAAGGATAATGAATGCTGTAATTGCAGCGACGGTGCTAGGTGTTTTGTATTTAAATATCTATTTAAACATGGCATATGATATGAATATAGTTGAATATTTTGCAAAGCCAAGCAAACTAACTAATGAGGAGCATGAATGGCTTAAACGTCATGGAAAAATAAGATACATATCTGATCAAACCTCACCTCCTCACAGGTATATAGATGAAGCGGACGGCCAATTCCAGGGACTTATAGTCGACTATATAAGTGCGCTCTCAATCGAGGTCGGGCAGGTTATATCCATAGAATCAACTGCATGGTGGAGCCAGTCGTTGGAAAAGCTGGCCGCCGGAGAAAGCGATTTCATAGATTTGATACCGTCTAAAGAAAGGGCAAAGGTATTCGATTTTTCTGATCCAATGTATACGTTAAGGGAGACCATAGCATTTCCAAAGGACAAAGGGCGCATTAGCAATTACACTGCTCTGGAAAACAAGACAGTGGGGGTTGCAAAGGGAGACTATGCCATAGAATTTTTGAATTCAAAGGTAGAGTCTATTAATTATGTCTTTACTAAAGACTCCAGGAATGCCATAAAGCTTCTTGAACAGGGGAAAGTAGATGCAGTAGTGGGGGAAGAGGCTGTAATAATGCATTTGATCGAGGCTATGGATACGAGTAGGGATTATGAAGTCCTAGATAAGCCCTTCATCGAAGAAGAAGCTGTTCTGGCAGTTAAAAAGGGAGAAAAGGAACTGCTGTCCATACTTAATAAGGGAATTCACAATATGAAAAAAAAGAAGACACTAGAAAAGATAAATGAAAAATGGTTTGGAGCGTCAGCAAATTACGATAAAGAAGAAACCTCTCAAATGATAGCCCTTGTTGCACTTGTTTTTATAAGCCTGACATGCCTCATAATATACATTTCCTTTTCATGGAGCAACATGTTGAAAAGGGAGGTTGAAAAGAGAACCCATGAGCTTTACGAAAGCAATACAACGCTTCAAACAACGTTTGATGGCCTGACACACCTTATGGCAGTTGTGGACAGGCGGAATAAGATTATAAATGTAAATAAAGCATTCTGCAGCCTTTTGAATCTCGACAAAAATGACATAATAGGGCAAAGCAGCCTGGATTTCCAACACATACTCCACGGCCCTGGTTTTGAAGATATGATAGAGAACACATTCGACAGGTGCGAGCAGGGTCAACAGGAATTCAGATGTGAATCCAAAATGTTTCAAATGAGCACTTTTCCGCTGGAGGACAAGAAAAAAAATGTGGCAGCCGTTTTGGTAATGATAAAAGACATAACGGATTTCATGATAAGGGAGCAGCAAATCCTCCACGAAAGCAAAATGGCGGCAACTGGCCAGCTAGCCGCGGGTGTGGCTCATGAGATAAGAAATCCGCTGGGGCTTATCAGAAATTATTGCTATATAATAAAAAACAACATGAATGATGAGCATAAAATGAAAAGGGCCGTGGAAGTAATAGAATCTTCCGTTCAAAGGTCGAGCAATATAATTGACAATTTGCTTAATTTTTCAAGAATTTCCGCTAATGAGTATGAAAAAGTCAACATCAAGGCACTTATTAATAACATAGTTGCATTGGAAAACAATATTATTGAGAAAAGAAAAATAAATATTGACGTTTCATGTCCTGATGACATTTCATTTTTTGCAAATGAAGAGTCAATGAAGCATATTTTCATAAACTTGATTGCTAATGCCATTGACGCTATGCCGCAGGGTGGAATTATTAAAATTGCATGCGGGAAAGGGGATGAGGGGATTTCAATCATCTTTTGTGACAACGGTGAAGGAATCAGCCAGGAAGATTTAGGCAGCATATTCAATCCGTTTTTTACAACAAAGCCAGTAGGGAAAGGCACAGGGCTGGGACTTTATATTGTGTATAACGAAATACAAAAACACGGCGGGAAAATAAGAGTTTCAAGTGAATTGGGAAAAGGAACCTGCTTTAAAGTAGACCTGCCGTTTAGAGGGGAGTAG
- a CDS encoding zinc ribbon domain-containing protein: MNKFCVQCGSPLSPDSKFCESCGNRIEGLSPLKEDPESPAELQDYDDAASEREFMETIGEQPKKGGFGKAVFISLIVVLLAAAGIWAVFFREQPPVVKPGESAATNTPSESSGSENENSEADRFAGTWILKYWVYEEHGEAGTSVFESRFDMNIVKLADGKLTMELVPLEASINGEAYPADFYSGVEIKAAGYLEGDKLCFDLEKQLEHYIDPYTEFTMPMQVKIPMQESDGMLSGIVDMEYSNLANGASKATYMFEAIKQ, translated from the coding sequence ATGAACAAATTTTGCGTGCAGTGCGGAAGCCCGCTGTCACCGGACAGCAAGTTCTGCGAGAGCTGCGGCAACAGGATAGAGGGATTGTCGCCTCTCAAGGAAGATCCAGAGTCGCCTGCAGAGCTCCAGGACTATGACGATGCCGCAAGCGAGCGGGAATTCATGGAAACGATTGGCGAACAGCCTAAAAAGGGCGGATTTGGAAAGGCGGTTTTCATATCTTTGATTGTTGTTTTGCTAGCTGCGGCAGGGATTTGGGCGGTGTTTTTCAGAGAGCAGCCTCCTGTAGTTAAGCCGGGAGAAAGTGCAGCAACTAACACGCCTTCCGAAAGCAGCGGGTCGGAGAATGAAAATAGTGAAGCTGACAGATTTGCGGGAACTTGGATTCTCAAGTACTGGGTCTATGAGGAGCATGGAGAGGCTGGCACGAGCGTGTTCGAGTCCAGATTCGACATGAATATAGTGAAGCTTGCTGACGGCAAGTTAACAATGGAACTAGTGCCCCTGGAGGCTTCTATAAACGGAGAAGCCTATCCTGCCGATTTCTACAGTGGAGTTGAGATAAAGGCCGCAGGATACTTGGAGGGTGACAAGCTCTGCTTTGACCTGGAAAAGCAGCTGGAGCACTATATTGATCCCTATACAGAATTTACAATGCCTATGCAGGTTAAAATACCCATGCAGGAGTCCGATGGAATGCTAAGCGGCATTGTGGACATGGAGTATTCAAACCTTGCGAATGGAGCCAGCAAAGCCACGTACATGTTTGAAGCCATCAAACAGTAG
- a CDS encoding DUF4164 family protein, producing MDNKELLQAINVMFAEFGNSMDKKFNALENRIDSKLDALESRIDSKLDALESRIDGKLDALESRIDSKLDKLESRLVEKIEELEARNAEQHIDIKDSILNVEKEVRFIKYKLNKTDEDVFEIKDYLKIIK from the coding sequence ATGGATAATAAGGAATTGCTGCAGGCTATAAATGTTATGTTTGCTGAATTTGGAAACAGCATGGATAAGAAGTTTAACGCGCTTGAAAACAGAATAGACAGCAAGCTGGATGCATTGGAGAGTCGAATAGATAGCAAGCTGGATGCATTGGAAAGTCGAATAGATGGCAAGCTGGATGCATTGGAGAGTCGAATAGATAGCAAGCTAGATAAGCTTGAGAGCCGATTGGTCGAAAAAATCGAAGAGCTTGAGGCGAGGAATGCTGAGCAGCATATAGACATAAAGGATAGTATTCTCAACGTCGAAAAAGAAGTCAGGTTCATTAAGTACAAGCTTAATAAAACTGACGAAGACGTTTTTGAAATCAAGGATTATCTCAAAATAATAAAGTAA
- a CDS encoding bactofilin family protein: MRRKKWGRYAFVAALIMCLIPVWIVSALEIRNGDSVYVPAGEIKGPLFVTGNNITVDANVNGDVFAAGQSVVINGSVTGDVIAAVNTASINGSIKGDVRVACNTLNLYGPVEGSVTGAGNTMYLKEKAEIGRDVVIFGNTVEILGPVAGEAMGAANQMYLNAPIEGDVTIWDVQNLVVGPSGTIGGKVTYTSKNKAQISPDAKTGEVRQLTPKPSPVPEMKTKYFSWFGAAGQFFGRIGALGGCVFAIP; this comes from the coding sequence ATGCGTAGAAAAAAATGGGGGCGCTATGCATTTGTAGCAGCCCTGATAATGTGTCTAATTCCGGTCTGGATAGTATCGGCTCTAGAGATCAGGAACGGAGACTCGGTATATGTGCCTGCCGGCGAGATCAAAGGGCCGCTGTTTGTGACGGGAAACAACATAACTGTTGATGCCAATGTGAACGGGGACGTATTCGCGGCCGGGCAGTCGGTAGTAATAAACGGTTCGGTCACGGGAGATGTCATTGCAGCCGTCAATACAGCGAGCATTAACGGAAGTATCAAGGGTGATGTCCGCGTGGCGTGTAACACTCTTAATCTGTACGGGCCGGTGGAGGGAAGCGTCACTGGAGCCGGCAACACGATGTATCTAAAGGAAAAGGCGGAGATAGGGCGAGATGTGGTTATTTTTGGCAATACAGTTGAAATTCTCGGTCCTGTTGCTGGAGAGGCAATGGGCGCTGCTAACCAGATGTATCTGAATGCGCCTATAGAGGGTGATGTAACTATCTGGGACGTTCAAAATCTTGTGGTAGGGCCTTCGGGAACAATTGGCGGCAAGGTCACCTATACATCTAAAAACAAGGCTCAGATTTCTCCTGATGCAAAAACCGGGGAAGTAAGGCAGCTGACTCCTAAGCCTAGCCCGGTGCCGGAGATGAAGACCAAGTATTTCAGCTGGTTTGGAGCCGCTGGCCAGTTTTTTGGCCGGATTGGTGCTTTGGGGGGCTGCGTATTTGCTATTCCCTAA
- a CDS encoding DUF2087 domain-containing protein: MDINLLFWNSSIDDMKRGYVHDKEKEAYVCLVCGEMFEEGLIYQIGEKFVTPEKRIQLHIQVDHEGMFNYLMSLDKKYTGLTESQTQVLECFFKGMSDRETARSLTLTESTVRNYRFKLREREKQAKVFLSIMELLASRSVHGAPEEPLTVHRGSSVLDEKFGITEKERKEVLTKYFDGSGMLINFPGKEKRKVIILTEIATRFKQGTEYSEKDVNGILEKIYHDYVMIRRYLVDYGFMDRSADGSRYWMREQ, translated from the coding sequence ATGGATATAAATCTTTTGTTTTGGAATTCATCCATAGATGACATGAAGCGAGGTTATGTGCATGACAAGGAAAAAGAAGCGTATGTGTGCCTTGTGTGCGGAGAAATGTTTGAAGAGGGTCTTATATATCAAATAGGCGAAAAATTCGTCACTCCCGAGAAGCGGATCCAGCTTCACATACAAGTTGACCATGAAGGGATGTTCAACTACCTTATGAGCCTGGATAAGAAGTATACAGGGCTTACGGAAAGCCAGACACAGGTGCTTGAGTGTTTTTTCAAGGGAATGAGCGATCGTGAAACTGCCAGAAGCCTGACGCTCACCGAATCAACAGTGAGGAACTACAGGTTCAAGCTAAGAGAGAGGGAAAAGCAGGCTAAGGTCTTTCTTTCGATAATGGAGCTGCTTGCGTCAAGAAGCGTGCATGGAGCTCCGGAGGAGCCGCTTACAGTCCATAGGGGATCTTCTGTGCTCGATGAGAAGTTCGGCATAACTGAAAAGGAAAGAAAAGAAGTCCTCACGAAGTATTTCGACGGCAGCGGAATGCTCATAAACTTCCCAGGCAAGGAAAAAAGAAAGGTTATTATATTAACCGAGATTGCAACCAGATTCAAGCAGGGTACTGAGTATTCGGAAAAGGATGTAAACGGCATACTCGAGAAGATATACCACGATTATGTCATGATAAGAAGGTACCTCGTGGACTACGGCTTCATGGACAGGAGTGCGGACGGCAGCAGGTACTGGATGAGGGAACAGTAA
- the polX gene encoding DNA polymerase/3'-5' exonuclease PolX, translated as MAVNNAYISKLLSDYADMLELEGANRYKIRAYRNASYSIASLPRSISEMVELGEDLTQLPGIGKELSQKLVEIAGAGRLHQFEEIKERFPEGLLEILKLRGIGFVKVRELYEKLGIKNLSELEEAAREGRVSQIRGFDVKTERMIIEEIEAMDLKKGAKPRIKISTAESIVMPLIDHLKKSKGVKSVEIAGSFRRGRETVGDIDILVVHDGDSDVMDRFAGYEDVEQVLEKGDTLSSAVLRLGLQVDLRAVPEISSGSALHHFTGSKEHNVAMRQLAIRKGLKISEYGIFRGDERIGGENEEDVFSLLDLQFIPPELRENTGEIEAAQKGKLPKLISLEDIKGDLHMHSKASDGRATIEEMALAARERGYEYIAITDHSRRLRIARGLTPKRLEEQLEQIDLLNERLEGIRVLKSIEVDILEDGTLDLPDSILSRLDLVVCAVHHKFNLSKAKQTDRIISAIDNPYFTILAHPTGRLIDHREPYELDMERLMKAARECGCVMELNMQPDRLDLNEIHCRMAKELGVMVALSTDAHITSELNLMRLGIKQARRGWLEADDVINTMTLEDLMKLINAKKR; from the coding sequence ATGGCTGTAAACAACGCATATATTTCAAAGCTGCTCAGTGACTATGCCGACATGCTTGAGCTTGAGGGGGCCAACCGGTACAAGATAAGGGCTTACAGGAACGCATCCTACAGCATTGCAAGCCTTCCTCGAAGCATATCAGAAATGGTAGAGCTAGGAGAGGATCTTACGCAGCTTCCCGGCATAGGCAAGGAGCTTTCGCAAAAGCTCGTCGAGATTGCAGGCGCAGGCAGGCTGCATCAGTTCGAGGAAATAAAGGAGAGGTTTCCCGAAGGGCTGCTCGAGATACTCAAGCTAAGAGGGATAGGCTTTGTAAAGGTGAGGGAGCTTTACGAGAAGCTTGGCATAAAAAATCTCAGCGAACTTGAGGAGGCGGCCAGGGAAGGTAGGGTCAGCCAGATAAGGGGTTTTGATGTAAAGACTGAAAGGATGATAATCGAAGAGATTGAAGCCATGGACCTCAAGAAAGGCGCAAAGCCAAGAATAAAGATCTCTACAGCCGAGAGCATAGTAATGCCTCTTATTGACCACCTCAAAAAAAGCAAAGGAGTTAAATCGGTCGAGATAGCCGGTAGCTTTCGAAGAGGCAGAGAGACTGTGGGAGACATAGATATACTCGTTGTGCATGACGGGGATTCGGACGTAATGGATAGATTCGCAGGGTATGAGGATGTCGAACAGGTGCTCGAAAAGGGAGATACGCTCTCGAGTGCTGTTCTGAGGCTCGGATTGCAGGTGGATTTGAGGGCTGTTCCGGAGATATCCTCCGGATCGGCGCTCCATCATTTTACAGGCTCAAAGGAGCACAATGTGGCCATGAGGCAGCTTGCTATAAGGAAGGGCCTCAAGATAAGCGAATACGGTATATTCAGGGGAGATGAAAGAATCGGGGGTGAGAATGAGGAGGATGTGTTTTCTCTTCTGGACTTGCAGTTCATACCTCCCGAGCTTAGGGAGAACACGGGGGAGATTGAGGCTGCGCAAAAGGGCAAGCTACCGAAGCTTATAAGCCTTGAGGATATAAAGGGAGACCTGCACATGCATTCAAAGGCTTCAGACGGAAGAGCCACGATAGAGGAAATGGCACTGGCAGCAAGGGAGCGGGGCTATGAATATATAGCCATAACTGACCATTCCAGAAGATTGAGGATAGCAAGGGGCCTAACGCCCAAGAGGCTTGAGGAACAGCTAGAGCAGATAGACCTCCTCAACGAGCGCCTCGAGGGAATAAGGGTGCTAAAGAGTATAGAGGTGGACATACTTGAGGATGGGACACTCGATCTTCCGGACAGCATTCTTAGCAGGCTTGACCTGGTAGTATGCGCAGTCCACCACAAGTTCAACCTTTCAAAAGCCAAGCAGACAGACAGGATAATAAGTGCCATTGACAATCCGTACTTCACCATACTGGCGCACCCGACAGGCAGGCTTATTGACCACCGCGAGCCGTACGAGCTTGACATGGAGCGGCTCATGAAGGCTGCGAGAGAATGTGGGTGCGTTATGGAGCTCAATATGCAGCCGGACAGGCTTGACCTCAATGAAATCCACTGCAGGATGGCAAAGGAGCTGGGAGTCATGGTGGCCTTGTCGACGGACGCCCACATCACTAGCGAGCTGAATCTTATGAGGCTTGGGATAAAGCAAGCCAGGAGGGGCTGGCTTGAGGCGGATGACGTGATCAATACGATGACGCTTGAAGACCTTATGAAGCTAATAAATGCAAAAAAGAGATAA
- the ygiD gene encoding 4,5-DOPA-extradiol-dioxygenase, protein MSSKMPALFIGHGNPMNAIMDNSYTAALKKVANSIPIPEAILVVSAHWMAQGTHITCADRPRQIYDFYGFPDELYQVKYSPSGAAGFVALIEEELRDAGVTCSDKWGMDHAAWAVLVHMYPKADIPVVEMSLDMGKDEEYHYNMGKKLRGLRDKGILVIGSGNIVHNLWKMNREMDAPPFAWTIDFDSYIAKALENNDHRALIDYKNAGDSAKLAVPTRDHYLPLLYIAGMQEEGDRLEFIYTGLQHSSMSMRCIRIG, encoded by the coding sequence ATGAGTTCAAAAATGCCTGCGCTTTTTATAGGTCACGGAAATCCTATGAATGCGATAATGGACAATTCATATACAGCGGCGCTTAAGAAGGTTGCAAATTCAATTCCTATACCAGAGGCGATACTTGTGGTTTCAGCGCACTGGATGGCGCAGGGCACTCATATAACCTGCGCCGACAGGCCAAGGCAGATATACGATTTTTACGGATTCCCAGATGAGCTCTACCAGGTCAAATACAGCCCATCAGGAGCTGCGGGCTTTGTCGCTCTCATAGAAGAGGAGCTGCGGGATGCGGGAGTCACCTGCAGCGACAAATGGGGCATGGACCACGCGGCTTGGGCTGTGCTCGTGCACATGTATCCTAAGGCCGACATTCCCGTTGTGGAGATGAGCCTTGACATGGGCAAGGACGAGGAATACCATTACAACATGGGCAAAAAGCTGCGCGGACTCAGGGATAAGGGGATACTCGTCATTGGAAGCGGCAACATAGTCCACAATCTCTGGAAGATGAACCGTGAAATGGATGCTCCTCCTTTTGCCTGGACTATTGACTTTGATTCATATATCGCCAAGGCGCTGGAGAACAATGATCACAGGGCGCTTATCGATTACAAGAATGCCGGCGATTCAGCAAAGTTGGCAGTGCCTACAAGAGACCACTATCTGCCGCTGCTCTATATTGCAGGGATGCAGGAAGAAGGCGACAGGCTGGAATTCATTTACACGGGGCTTCAGCACTCATCTATGTCAATGAGATGTATAAGAATCGGCTAA
- a CDS encoding nitroreductase family protein — MENKVIDIIKSRRSIRRFMEDQIRDEELELILEAGIYAPSAHNDQSWHFTVVQNKELIKELSEQAKEAAQEFDLDDVILKMVTNPELDIFYGAPTLIVVSGEEASMMPQIDCAAATQNMLLAAEAIDIGTCWNGIVTFLFESSKKEAYKEKLEIPEGYKPYYAVAVGYKKARPTKAPSRRKGTVSYLR, encoded by the coding sequence GTGGAAAATAAGGTCATAGATATCATAAAGTCAAGAAGATCCATAAGGAGATTCATGGAGGATCAGATAAGGGATGAGGAGCTCGAGCTTATACTCGAAGCCGGCATATATGCTCCCAGCGCGCATAATGACCAGTCGTGGCATTTTACGGTTGTTCAAAACAAGGAGCTTATAAAGGAACTGAGCGAGCAGGCGAAAGAGGCCGCGCAGGAATTTGATTTAGACGATGTGATACTGAAAATGGTAACGAATCCGGAGCTTGACATATTCTACGGAGCGCCTACGCTTATAGTAGTTTCGGGAGAGGAGGCGTCGATGATGCCCCAGATAGACTGTGCGGCGGCAACCCAGAACATGCTTCTGGCCGCAGAGGCCATAGATATAGGCACTTGCTGGAACGGGATAGTAACGTTCCTGTTCGAGAGCAGCAAAAAGGAAGCGTACAAGGAGAAGCTGGAAATACCTGAAGGCTACAAGCCCTACTACGCAGTGGCGGTTGGTTACAAAAAGGCGAGACCGACGAAGGCCCCGTCGAGAAGGAAAGGAACGGTAAGCTATTTAAGGTAG
- a CDS encoding 4Fe-4S binding protein, which produces MDKLKRTYIQMISAIASNGYLKGFAEGSIYKGDLKKLCVPGLNCYSCPGALGSCPIGSLQAVMGSIKYNFSFYILGLLTLMGLAMGRLVCGWLCPFGLVQDLLSRIPSRKFAVKGSWSNFRYAKYAVLAVFVILLPFVLSDELGMSVPYFCKWICPAGTLEAGIPLLLMNEGLRGAAGCLFGWKSLLLLATIVSSVFIYRPFCRFVCPLGAIYAIFNPISLCRLEVDKSSCISCGKCEAVCKMGVKPQLQPNSPECIRCGDCIKKCPEGSIELIFIKKDR; this is translated from the coding sequence TTGGATAAGTTGAAAAGAACATACATACAGATGATTTCGGCAATAGCATCAAACGGTTATCTTAAAGGCTTTGCCGAGGGAAGCATATACAAGGGAGATCTGAAGAAGCTTTGCGTGCCGGGGTTAAACTGCTATTCATGTCCCGGAGCGCTGGGCTCGTGCCCCATAGGCTCGCTTCAGGCAGTAATGGGGAGCATCAAGTATAATTTCTCGTTCTACATATTAGGGCTGCTGACTCTTATGGGTCTTGCGATGGGAAGGCTGGTGTGCGGCTGGCTGTGCCCTTTCGGGCTAGTGCAGGATCTGCTCAGCAGAATTCCATCCCGAAAGTTTGCAGTCAAAGGCTCGTGGTCCAATTTTAGGTATGCAAAGTATGCGGTGCTGGCCGTGTTCGTGATACTGTTGCCGTTTGTCCTGAGCGACGAGCTAGGCATGAGCGTTCCGTATTTTTGCAAGTGGATATGCCCGGCGGGCACTCTGGAAGCGGGAATCCCTCTGCTGCTTATGAACGAGGGGCTGCGAGGAGCTGCGGGCTGTTTGTTTGGCTGGAAGAGTCTGCTGCTCCTTGCAACAATAGTTTCGTCGGTTTTCATATACAGGCCGTTTTGCAGGTTCGTATGCCCGCTTGGAGCCATATATGCCATATTCAATCCTATAAGCTTATGCAGACTTGAGGTAGACAAGAGCTCGTGCATAAGCTGCGGCAAATGCGAAGCCGTCTGTAAAATGGGTGTGAAGCCCCAGCTGCAGCCAAACAGCCCGGAGTGCATAAGATGCGGAGACTGCATTAAAAAATGCCCTGAAGGCTCAATCGAGTTAATATTCATAAAAAAAGACAGATAA
- a CDS encoding CD1871A family CXXC motif-containing protein: protein MKLNQIRAAVLLAGILLTAAGIIRGETATVLKKAINICLECIGIG, encoded by the coding sequence ATGAAACTAAATCAGATAAGGGCAGCTGTGCTGCTGGCCGGCATATTGCTGACTGCAGCGGGGATAATTAGGGGCGAGACGGCTACAGTGCTCAAAAAAGCTATAAACATATGTCTGGAGTGCATAGGAATTGGATAA